The following coding sequences are from one Bacillus carboniphilus window:
- a CDS encoding cell wall hydrolase, translated as MPRVKYRDSDVALMARMMRAEAEGEGQQGMLYVGNIIVNRAIVDCLDFKDVRTINDVIFHVQGGNYSFEAVQKGNVFYQRAREVEKRLAKKNLDYWRQHPAKYSLWYFNPYAPCPPTWYGQPFAGQFKDHCFYEPKPGTCPSVYL; from the coding sequence ATGCCGAGAGTTAAATATCGTGATTCGGACGTTGCGTTGATGGCGAGGATGATGAGGGCGGAAGCCGAGGGTGAAGGTCAGCAAGGAATGCTGTATGTTGGAAATATCATTGTGAATCGAGCTATAGTCGATTGTTTAGACTTTAAAGATGTAAGAACTATTAACGATGTAATTTTTCATGTACAAGGTGGAAATTATTCCTTTGAAGCTGTTCAAAAAGGGAATGTGTTTTATCAAAGAGCGAGAGAGGTTGAGAAGAGATTGGCCAAAAAGAATTTGGATTATTGGAGACAACATCCAGCCAAATATTCTCTTTGGTACTTTAATCCATACGCTCCATGCCCACCAACATGGTACGGCCAACCTTTTGCTGGTCAATTTAAGGATCATTGTTTTTATGAACCGAAACCTGGAACATGCCCTAGTGTATATTTGTAA
- a CDS encoding Rrf2 family transcriptional regulator: MKLTQFSDYSLRVLMYLATTPKNELSSIQQIADTYDISKNHLMKVTHALGKWGFVETIRGRNGGLRLAREPKDINIGNVVRHTEEDFHVVECFQDGQFTCVLQDVCRLKGVLNKALQAFFAVLDEYTLEDLTKNRESLQDLLQTGQ; encoded by the coding sequence ATGAAGCTTACACAGTTTTCAGATTACTCATTACGTGTACTGATGTATCTAGCAACGACACCGAAAAACGAACTAAGTAGCATCCAGCAAATTGCGGACACGTATGATATCTCCAAAAACCACTTAATGAAGGTAACGCATGCCCTCGGAAAATGGGGATTCGTCGAAACCATTCGAGGACGTAACGGTGGACTGCGCTTGGCAAGGGAGCCAAAAGACATCAACATCGGAAACGTCGTCCGTCATACCGAAGAAGACTTCCACGTCGTAGAATGCTTCCAAGACGGCCAATTCACCTGTGTCCTCCAAGACGTATGCAGACTAAAAGGAGTCCTCAACAAAGCACTCCAAGCATTCTTCGCAGTCCTAGACGAATACACACTCGAAGACCTAACCAAAAACCGAGAAAGCCTGCAGGACCTGCTCCAAACGGGACAGTAG
- the hmpA gene encoding NO-inducible flavohemoprotein, protein MLNQKTIDIIKSTAPVLEVHGTTITKRFYEMMFTAHPELLNIFNHANQRKGRQQQSLANTVYAAAVHIDRLEEIIPVVKQIAHKHRSLGIKPEHYPIVGENLLAAIKDVLGDAATDEIIGAWAEAYGVIADAFIGVEKEMYEEAKAADGGWDDFRKFSVAKKVVESDEITSFYLKATDGGPISTFVPGQYISVKLEIEGEEYTHIRQYSLSDAPGKDYYRISVKREVGGEVPDGVVTNYLHDKVAEGDEVLVSAPAGDFVVDMDSSEPIVLLAGGVGVTPLMSMMNHVMETQPEREIVMINAVRNGDVHAFRDNILAKNLEHPALHYYACYSAPTDADREAGRYHREGFVTKEWLEQVVPDVKGSQYYFCGPEGFMKHVFATLKDMGVADEKIRFEFFGPAMDIQKVEVESK, encoded by the coding sequence ATGTTAAACCAAAAAACTATCGATATTATCAAATCTACTGCTCCTGTTTTGGAGGTTCACGGAACTACGATTACGAAACGATTCTATGAAATGATGTTCACCGCACATCCTGAACTATTGAATATTTTTAACCACGCGAATCAAAGAAAAGGTAGACAGCAACAGTCATTGGCGAATACCGTTTATGCTGCTGCTGTTCATATTGATCGTTTGGAAGAGATTATTCCGGTTGTGAAGCAGATTGCTCACAAGCACCGTAGCTTAGGAATCAAGCCTGAGCACTATCCGATTGTTGGAGAGAATTTGCTAGCTGCGATTAAGGATGTTTTAGGCGATGCAGCGACGGATGAGATTATTGGGGCGTGGGCTGAGGCTTACGGTGTGATTGCGGATGCGTTTATCGGTGTTGAGAAGGAAATGTATGAAGAAGCGAAGGCGGCTGATGGTGGCTGGGATGACTTCCGCAAGTTTTCAGTTGCGAAAAAGGTTGTGGAAAGTGATGAGATTACTTCCTTCTATTTAAAGGCGACTGATGGTGGTCCGATTTCTACTTTTGTGCCGGGTCAATATATTAGTGTGAAGCTTGAGATTGAGGGCGAAGAGTATACGCATATTCGTCAGTACAGCTTGAGTGACGCGCCTGGTAAGGATTATTACCGCATTAGTGTGAAGCGTGAAGTTGGCGGTGAGGTTCCGGATGGTGTCGTGACGAATTATCTACATGACAAGGTTGCGGAGGGCGATGAAGTGTTGGTTAGTGCGCCAGCTGGTGATTTTGTGGTGGATATGGATTCTTCGGAGCCGATTGTGTTACTTGCTGGTGGGGTTGGTGTGACGCCATTGATGAGTATGATGAATCATGTGATGGAGACGCAACCGGAGCGTGAGATTGTGATGATTAACGCGGTGCGTAATGGTGATGTGCATGCGTTTAGGGACAATATTTTAGCTAAGAATTTGGAGCATCCGGCGTTGCATTACTATGCTTGCTACAGTGCGCCAACGGATGCGGATCGTGAAGCTGGCCGTTATCATCGTGAAGGCTTTGTGACGAAGGAATGGTTGGAGCAAGTGGTGCCTGATGTGAAGGGTAGCCAGTATTACTTCTGTGGTCCAGAAGGGTTCATGAAGCACGTGTTTGCGACGTTGAAGGATATGGGCGTTGCAGATGAGAAGATTCGATTTGAGTTTTTTGGTCCGGCGATGGATATTCAGAAGGTTGAGGTTGAATCGAAGTAA
- a CDS encoding M42 family metallopeptidase — MAYPNTDETIQLLQQIVSIPSPSGNTNEVITYVEKFLTEVGVETYRNRKGGLIATLPGKDTENHRMLTAHVDTLGAIVKEIKPSGRLRLDLIGGFRYNSIEGEYCQIETSSGKKYTGTILMHQTSIHVYKDAGTAERNQKNMEVRIDEVVHNADDVRALGIEVGDFVSFDPRVQTTESGFIKSRHLDDKASVSILLQLIKQLKQDNTELPYTTHFLISNNEEIGYGGNSNITPETVEYLAVDMGAMGDGQSTDEYTVSICVKDASGPYHYELRKNLVKIAEENGIGYKLDIYPYYGSDASAAIRSGHDIVHGLIGPGIDSSHAMERTHRDSIENTTKLLYHYVQSKLVL; from the coding sequence ATGGCATATCCGAATACAGACGAAACAATTCAATTGTTGCAACAAATTGTGTCCATCCCAAGTCCTTCTGGGAACACAAATGAAGTGATAACATATGTGGAAAAATTTTTAACAGAGGTTGGAGTTGAAACATACCGAAACCGAAAAGGCGGTCTGATTGCGACCCTACCTGGAAAAGATACAGAGAATCACCGCATGCTAACAGCTCATGTGGATACTCTGGGAGCAATCGTGAAAGAAATTAAGCCGAGCGGGAGACTGCGTCTTGATCTAATTGGAGGATTCCGATATAACTCCATTGAAGGCGAGTATTGCCAAATCGAAACAAGCTCGGGGAAAAAATACACCGGAACCATCCTCATGCATCAAACTTCCATTCATGTTTATAAGGATGCGGGAACAGCTGAACGTAACCAAAAGAACATGGAAGTCCGGATTGATGAAGTGGTACATAATGCGGATGATGTACGAGCTCTTGGAATTGAAGTGGGTGACTTTGTATCCTTCGATCCACGCGTTCAAACAACCGAGAGCGGGTTCATTAAATCCCGTCACCTCGACGACAAGGCAAGCGTCTCCATCTTACTTCAGTTAATCAAACAACTTAAACAGGACAACACTGAACTTCCGTATACAACGCACTTTTTAATCTCTAATAACGAAGAAATCGGTTATGGTGGGAACTCCAATATCACACCAGAAACCGTTGAATACTTAGCTGTAGACATGGGAGCCATGGGTGATGGCCAGTCTACCGATGAATACACCGTCTCCATCTGTGTGAAAGATGCAAGTGGACCATACCACTATGAATTGCGCAAAAATTTAGTCAAAATCGCAGAGGAAAATGGAATTGGGTACAAGCTTGATATCTATCCGTACTATGGTTCAGATGCATCAGCTGCGATTCGCTCCGGTCACGACATCGTCCACGGCTTAATCGGGCCAGGAATTGACTCGTCTCATGCAATGGAGCGTACACATCGTGACTCTATTGAGAATACAACGAAACTGTTATATCACTACGTTCAATCAAAATTAGTCTTATAA